From the Candidatus Zixiibacteriota bacterium genome, one window contains:
- a CDS encoding cytochrome C oxidase subunit IV family protein yields the protein MNKEATHTVPHILPMKLYLGVGAALIVLTAITVTVSFFNFGPYNLVVAMLVAATKASLVALFFMHLKYDNKIYLVIFLTSVVFLAVFIVLTMFDTLRRDDIDELKAEPIRREAIIYDSVQAPKHDTADSTFKVPDTTE from the coding sequence ATGAACAAAGAAGCAACCCACACTGTCCCTCACATTTTGCCGATGAAGCTGTACCTTGGCGTCGGCGCGGCGCTGATAGTCCTCACGGCGATAACGGTGACTGTCTCATTCTTCAATTTCGGTCCCTACAATCTGGTTGTGGCTATGTTGGTCGCGGCCACGAAGGCGTCGCTGGTTGCCTTGTTCTTTATGCATCTTAAATATGATAACAAAATTTACCTGGTGATATTCTTGACGTCGGTTGTGTTCCTGGCGGTGTTTATAGTCCTGACCATGTTCGATACCCTGCGCCGGGATGATATTGATGAGTTGAAGGCGGAGCCGATTCGCCGAGAGGCGATAATTTACGATAGCGTGCAGGCTCCGAAGCACGATACGGCCGATTCGACTTTCAAAGTACCGGACACCACCGAATAG
- a CDS encoding cytochrome c oxidase subunit 3 family protein, producing the protein MDQTVGHPEFLQHHFSDVEQQRESAKLGMWIFLLTEVLLFGGLFCAYSIYRSWNPEIFHNAHRFLDVYLGTLNTVVLIVSSVTMALAIRSMQLDRKKQTLIFLIVTLALAAAFLVVKYFEYSHKFHLGQLPGKFYTFTGIEGTNPHIFFSVYFLMTGLHGIHVIGGMAVITWLIFKTRGRTFSSQYYTPIEMTGLYWHLVDLIWIFLFPLFYLVG; encoded by the coding sequence ATGGATCAAACCGTGGGACACCCTGAATTTCTGCAGCATCATTTCAGCGATGTCGAACAGCAGCGCGAGTCGGCCAAACTCGGGATGTGGATATTTCTGCTGACCGAGGTGCTTTTATTCGGAGGTCTGTTCTGCGCCTATTCGATATACCGATCGTGGAACCCGGAGATTTTTCATAACGCTCATCGATTTCTCGATGTTTATCTGGGGACGCTCAACACGGTGGTGCTGATTGTCAGTTCGGTGACCATGGCGCTGGCGATAAGGTCGATGCAGCTCGATCGGAAAAAGCAAACCTTGATATTCCTGATTGTCACCCTGGCTCTGGCGGCGGCGTTTCTGGTGGTCAAATATTTCGAGTACAGCCACAAATTTCACCTCGGGCAGCTTCCGGGCAAATTCTATACGTTTACCGGGATAGAGGGGACCAATCCGCACATATTCTTTTCGGTTTATTTTCTCATGACGGGATTACACGGGATCCACGTTATAGGCGGGATGGCCGTTATCACCTGGCTGATTTTCAAGACGAGGGGCCGTACATTCTCTTCGCAATATTACACGCCGATAGAGATGACGGGCCTTTACTGGCATCTGGTGGATTTGATTTGGATTTTCCTGTTTCCACTTTTCTATCTGGTAGGTTAG